One stretch of Leptospira mtsangambouensis DNA includes these proteins:
- a CDS encoding efflux RND transporter permease subunit: protein MEFLTKIVQVSLQNRLLVLVFTTLLVFGGIYSLKHLKVDAVPDITNVQVQVITTSPALSTLEIEQYITLPVERAITGIPNLIEVRSVSRYGFSLVTAVFADGTDLWKSRQLVSEKLTEASENIPAIFGKPVIGPITTGLGEVFQFTLESELHSQMELTTYLNWYINPTLKTVPGIVEVNSFGGKTKQYQVIVDPFKAASLGVSLNQIVNAVQSNNLSTGSGYIERSGEQLIVGSDGLLKSKNDFEKIQVGKMGDGFPIYLDNIANIIEGPRLRKGAATATGKSEVVGAVTLMLLGENSLEVTTAVKDKITQIEKTLPTGMKIKPYYDRSIMVKNTLNTIVWNLSEGAILVIIILFLMIGDFRSGLVIASMIPLAMLFAISLMFLRDLPANLMSMGAIDFGLIVDGAVILIENSHRRLGLKRKELKRDLTDAEQKETILNATIEVRKATIYGEIIIGVVYIPILTLSGTEGKMFIPMATTVLFALLGAFFLTLTIIPVLASYFLKGGHIAEAETPFFQKIHQWYTPKLDYCLRESKKVTYSTIGILILSIFLFFRLGGEFLPKLDEGNLLIEVSRYPSTTLTESLLSSIKIEKTILKEIPEITEVVSRTGSPDLAIEPMGVEKTDMYLDMKPRSEWNLTKTEIESKLQEIIERVAPQVAYGLSQPIEMRNNEIMAGIRADVGIKVFGDDLIQLKTIAEEISTKIKNIPGVVDLRIEQLYGLEYLRIKPNREKLARYDQSILDVNRVTESISSGVPAGIVYEGMKRFEIVVKTDVGQNLEQIKNIPVKVGKNTFAPLHELSEIQIEDGPVQIYHQNQNRYALVQFNIRGSDMVSTVNAVQTVLQKEIKFPPGYHYTTGGEFEKFESATKTLYVVVPITLIIIFLILYFAFNEISAATIIFLNVPFAITGGIFALYLRNLPFSISAGVGFIALFGIAVLNGLVLISFIRSLEQSGKKKEDAVKEAAISRLRPVLTTALLASIGFIPMAISTSPGAEVQRPLATVVIGGLVTASALTLFVLPLVYLKFAAKKVFILSKDA, encoded by the coding sequence ATGGAATTTTTAACAAAAATTGTACAGGTTTCCTTACAAAATCGATTGTTAGTCTTAGTTTTCACAACATTACTTGTGTTTGGCGGAATTTATTCATTAAAACATTTAAAAGTAGATGCAGTTCCCGACATTACCAATGTTCAAGTACAAGTGATCACTACTTCACCCGCACTCTCAACCCTTGAAATAGAACAGTACATCACTTTGCCAGTGGAACGAGCCATCACAGGGATTCCAAACCTAATTGAAGTAAGGTCTGTTTCTCGATATGGATTTTCACTAGTCACAGCTGTTTTTGCAGATGGAACAGATCTATGGAAAAGTAGACAATTGGTCAGCGAAAAATTAACAGAAGCATCTGAAAACATTCCTGCGATTTTTGGAAAACCCGTTATTGGGCCTATCACCACTGGTCTTGGCGAAGTATTCCAATTTACCTTAGAAAGTGAATTGCATAGCCAAATGGAGCTCACCACTTATTTGAATTGGTACATCAACCCAACACTCAAAACTGTTCCAGGAATTGTCGAAGTCAATAGTTTCGGTGGAAAAACGAAACAATACCAAGTCATTGTAGATCCATTTAAAGCAGCTTCACTTGGCGTTTCCTTGAACCAAATTGTGAATGCAGTACAAAGTAATAATCTTTCTACAGGCAGCGGATATATCGAAAGATCCGGCGAACAGTTGATTGTTGGTAGTGATGGTTTATTAAAATCAAAAAATGACTTTGAAAAAATTCAAGTAGGAAAAATGGGAGATGGGTTTCCTATATATTTAGATAACATTGCAAATATCATAGAAGGACCTCGGCTACGAAAAGGTGCTGCCACAGCCACAGGTAAGTCGGAAGTGGTTGGTGCCGTGACTCTTATGTTGCTGGGTGAAAATTCACTAGAAGTCACAACAGCGGTAAAAGATAAAATCACACAAATCGAAAAAACACTTCCAACAGGAATGAAAATTAAACCATATTACGACCGTTCCATTATGGTGAAAAATACACTAAATACAATTGTTTGGAATTTATCAGAAGGTGCCATCCTTGTGATCATCATTCTTTTTCTAATGATCGGTGATTTTCGATCAGGGCTTGTGATCGCATCGATGATTCCGCTTGCAATGTTATTTGCCATCAGTCTTATGTTTTTACGTGATTTACCAGCCAATTTAATGTCTATGGGGGCCATCGACTTCGGACTCATTGTGGATGGTGCGGTAATTCTCATTGAAAATTCACACAGGAGATTGGGGTTAAAACGAAAGGAACTCAAAAGAGATCTGACTGATGCAGAACAAAAAGAAACTATTTTGAATGCAACGATCGAAGTTAGAAAAGCAACCATTTATGGTGAGATTATCATAGGAGTTGTTTACATTCCTATCCTTACTCTCAGTGGGACCGAAGGTAAAATGTTTATCCCCATGGCAACAACCGTTTTATTTGCGTTACTTGGTGCATTTTTTTTGACACTCACCATTATTCCCGTTTTGGCTTCCTATTTTTTGAAAGGAGGACATATAGCAGAAGCAGAAACTCCTTTTTTCCAAAAAATCCATCAATGGTATACACCTAAGTTAGATTATTGTTTGAGAGAGTCCAAAAAGGTTACCTATTCGACCATTGGAATCTTAATTCTATCCATCTTTTTATTTTTCCGTTTGGGTGGAGAATTTTTACCAAAATTGGATGAAGGAAATTTACTAATCGAAGTTAGCCGATATCCTTCCACCACTTTAACAGAATCCTTACTATCTTCCATTAAAATTGAAAAAACTATTCTTAAAGAAATTCCTGAAATCACAGAAGTGGTTTCCAGAACAGGATCGCCTGATCTTGCTATCGAACCCATGGGTGTTGAAAAAACAGATATGTATTTGGATATGAAACCAAGATCCGAATGGAATCTTACCAAAACTGAAATCGAATCCAAGTTACAAGAAATCATTGAAAGGGTCGCACCACAAGTGGCTTATGGATTGTCTCAGCCGATTGAAATGCGTAACAATGAAATTATGGCGGGAATTCGTGCCGATGTCGGAATCAAAGTCTTTGGTGATGACTTAATCCAACTAAAAACAATCGCAGAGGAAATCTCTACCAAAATCAAAAACATCCCTGGTGTTGTAGATCTTAGAATAGAACAACTGTATGGACTTGAGTATTTAAGAATCAAACCTAACAGAGAAAAATTGGCAAGATATGACCAATCAATATTAGATGTGAATCGAGTTACAGAATCTATTTCTTCTGGAGTTCCTGCGGGGATTGTTTACGAAGGAATGAAACGATTTGAAATTGTAGTCAAAACGGACGTTGGACAAAATCTAGAACAAATCAAAAACATTCCTGTAAAAGTTGGGAAAAACACATTCGCTCCGTTACACGAACTATCGGAGATTCAGATTGAAGATGGACCTGTTCAGATTTATCATCAAAATCAAAATCGTTATGCTCTAGTTCAGTTTAACATTCGTGGAAGTGATATGGTTAGCACTGTCAATGCCGTTCAAACCGTGTTACAAAAAGAAATTAAATTTCCGCCAGGTTATCATTATACAACTGGAGGAGAATTTGAAAAGTTTGAATCGGCAACAAAAACATTGTATGTTGTTGTTCCAATCACACTGATTATTATTTTTTTAATCCTCTATTTTGCGTTTAACGAAATATCGGCGGCAACGATCATTTTTTTAAACGTACCTTTTGCCATCACAGGCGGAATTTTCGCGCTTTATCTCAGAAATTTGCCATTCAGTATTTCTGCAGGAGTGGGATTTATCGCCTTATTTGGAATTGCAGTACTCAATGGACTCGTACTGATTAGTTTCATTCGTAGTTTGGAACAATCAGGTAAAAAGAAAGAAGATGCGGTCAAAGAGGCGGCCATATCACGACTACGGCCAGTCCTAACCACTGCCCTACTTGCATCAATTGGATTTATACCAATGGCAATTAGCACATCACCAGGTGCAGAAGTCCAAAGACCTCTTGCAACCGTAGTGATAGGAGGGTTAGTCACAGCTAGTGCACTGACCCTCTTTGTTCTTCCTTTAGTTTATTTGAAGTTTGCAGCAAAAAAAGTTTTCATACTATCAAAAGACGCATAA
- a CDS encoding flavin reductase family protein, whose product MKTFPFIYNQPKEFLKFLQPGDWADFLLGEINPRFSVTAVKAKVIAVREETAEAKTLVLKPNWLWKGFVSGQHVPVTIEIAGRRVTRFYSLSSFPGEKYLSITVKRQAGGLVSNFINQNIKKGDLLELGEPSGEFVLPKVLPSKILFLAGGSGITPIHSILKQLQANQFKGKATLLYFVRSYEDIILHSSLEEIAKATGFLEIRYIFSDVPREGFDSGFLTKEILQKYTDDIKSYSVYVCGPGPMQTKALSLLEGNEVKSELFLLPGQSQLKVKKTGTVDVFLSLSHKTIQVKGERSLLEELEDQGIYPPSGCRMGICHTCVCKKSAGSVTDLSKGEVSELGEENIQICISRAESNVELEL is encoded by the coding sequence ATGAAAACCTTTCCTTTTATCTACAACCAACCAAAGGAATTTTTGAAATTCCTCCAACCTGGAGATTGGGCAGATTTCCTATTAGGGGAAATCAATCCCCGATTTTCGGTAACGGCGGTCAAAGCCAAGGTCATTGCCGTCCGCGAAGAAACGGCTGAAGCAAAGACATTGGTTTTAAAACCCAATTGGCTTTGGAAAGGATTTGTATCTGGCCAACATGTACCAGTGACAATTGAAATCGCAGGTAGACGTGTCACTCGGTTTTATTCTTTGTCTTCCTTCCCTGGTGAAAAGTATCTTAGTATCACCGTCAAACGCCAAGCAGGTGGTCTTGTTTCCAACTTTATCAATCAGAATATTAAAAAAGGAGATTTGTTGGAACTCGGAGAGCCATCGGGTGAGTTTGTTCTTCCAAAGGTTTTACCTTCTAAAATTTTATTTTTGGCTGGTGGAAGTGGAATCACTCCGATTCATTCCATTCTCAAACAATTACAGGCAAACCAATTCAAAGGAAAAGCCACACTTTTGTATTTTGTTAGGTCCTATGAAGACATCATCTTACATTCTTCATTAGAAGAAATTGCTAAAGCAACTGGCTTTTTAGAGATTCGTTATATTTTTTCAGACGTTCCTCGTGAAGGTTTTGATTCAGGTTTTCTGACCAAAGAAATTTTACAGAAATATACCGATGATATTAAATCTTATTCTGTTTATGTTTGTGGCCCAGGACCAATGCAAACCAAAGCGCTTTCCCTTTTAGAAGGAAATGAAGTAAAGTCAGAGCTTTTTCTTTTGCCAGGTCAATCGCAGTTGAAAGTCAAAAAAACGGGAACGGTGGATGTGTTTCTCTCTTTGAGTCACAAAACAATTCAAGTAAAAGGGGAACGTTCCCTTCTAGAAGAACTAGAAGACCAAGGAATTTATCCGCCAAGTGGATGTCGGATGGGGATTTGTCATACTTGTGTTTGTAAAAAATCTGCAGGTTCTGTGACTGATTTATCTAAAGGCGAAGTATCTGAGTTAGGTGAAGAAAATATTCAAATTTGTATCTCTCGTGCAGAATCAAATGTGGAATTAGAACTTTAG
- a CDS encoding TolC family protein: MTFYFFPKLQRIHLRCLVFICICIFNLPINPESNDSNGYNCDKYNSIFDLSQCIVRKHPDYRIEEIKLKEISGRKKIASYYFPANPVFTSYVATRKGESTGPTLLSGPNSANNFQVMVNQEIFTNGKREIAVQIADEEFKAQVFRLESVKRILEFDALKKMTRFRYLHLEEENSLNSLNLVKELKKISKARVNEGLSPGIDESLSESEEIRIFKIWNQTHRLSENSKSELEVLLGMPVELDSIKMQYWVMPSDLPKEKADLIQMAMQMRPELSLSEKEIELAVLRQNEVRRQKIPNVSLGAFAQNDGFNERVVGGMLTFPIIIWRDYEGEKIIASSKIDNSKELKESVSRNIKQEVLFALTNYINLSEEINLYDESKMERAESDLKNLQEAIRFGKIKIIDAINQQRILLQTKLNYLNTKSEFELSQIELVRVLGLPIHSLGMNQ, from the coding sequence ATGACTTTTTATTTTTTCCCCAAACTACAAAGGATCCATCTGCGTTGTTTGGTTTTTATCTGTATCTGTATATTCAATTTACCAATAAATCCAGAATCAAATGATTCCAATGGATATAATTGCGATAAATACAATTCTATTTTCGATCTGAGTCAATGCATTGTAAGGAAACATCCTGATTATCGCATTGAAGAAATTAAACTAAAGGAAATTTCAGGAAGAAAAAAAATAGCATCCTATTACTTTCCTGCGAATCCCGTTTTTACAAGTTATGTGGCCACAAGGAAAGGAGAATCTACTGGCCCAACACTTTTGTCTGGACCAAATTCTGCAAATAACTTTCAGGTTATGGTCAACCAAGAAATTTTTACAAACGGCAAACGAGAGATAGCGGTTCAAATTGCAGATGAAGAATTCAAAGCTCAAGTCTTTCGTTTAGAATCTGTGAAAAGAATCTTAGAATTTGATGCATTAAAAAAAATGACTCGATTTCGATATCTACATTTAGAAGAAGAGAATAGTTTAAACAGCCTAAATCTTGTTAAAGAATTAAAAAAAATATCCAAAGCAAGAGTTAACGAAGGCTTATCTCCTGGGATTGATGAATCTTTATCAGAATCAGAAGAAATCCGAATATTCAAAATTTGGAACCAAACTCATAGACTCTCAGAAAACTCGAAATCCGAATTAGAAGTATTACTTGGGATGCCGGTAGAATTGGATTCAATTAAAATGCAATACTGGGTGATGCCGAGTGATTTACCAAAAGAAAAAGCAGATTTAATTCAAATGGCCATGCAGATGCGCCCCGAACTTTCCCTTTCCGAAAAAGAAATTGAACTCGCAGTTCTTCGGCAAAATGAAGTTAGGCGCCAGAAAATTCCCAATGTGTCTCTTGGAGCTTTTGCCCAAAACGATGGATTTAATGAAAGAGTGGTCGGTGGGATGTTAACGTTTCCAATCATCATTTGGCGTGATTACGAAGGAGAAAAAATCATAGCTTCTTCGAAAATTGATAATTCAAAGGAATTAAAAGAATCTGTTTCTCGCAATATAAAACAAGAAGTTTTGTTTGCGCTAACAAATTACATAAACCTTTCAGAAGAAATCAACCTTTATGATGAATCAAAAATGGAACGTGCTGAATCAGATTTAAAAAATCTTCAAGAAGCCATCCGATTTGGAAAAATTAAAATCATCGATGCCATTAACCAACAACGAATTCTCTTACAAACAAAACTAAACTACCTAAACACCAAATCGGAATTTGAATTATCTCAAATTGAATTGGTTCGTGTTTTAGGTTTACCCATCCATTCACTAGGAATGAACCAATGA
- a CDS encoding fatty acid desaturase family protein, with translation MRTISKKLNNEEIEAFGKEVESLREEVMSKVGKEDADHIRFIYKAYRYTEILGRGLIHFSFEPISFVAGTLLLATSKIINNMELGHNVLHGQYDWMNDPRFNSRTFEWDIVCDAHQWKFYHNYMHHTFTNVLNKDHDYGYNFTRLTEGQKWKPVHLTQPFTNLFLAMNFQWGIGAHGFRVEHLEIPKKQRNKRTLKDFKKVFFKKIELQVVKDYLLFPVLAGLNFPKIILGNMIANLIRNLWTYAVIFCGHFTENAESFSTEEIVGETKAQWYLRQLKGSSNLEGSKLFYTMTGHLSHQIEHHMFPGMPAIRYREVAPRLKEICAKYGQHYNTGSFLKQFASVWKRIIAYSFPDSIAGKLMGNRKVYLEPKGMISQPSFQISLPAEEKSVTLT, from the coding sequence ATGAGAACGATCAGTAAAAAGTTAAACAACGAAGAAATTGAAGCATTTGGTAAAGAAGTAGAATCACTTCGAGAAGAAGTAATGTCCAAAGTCGGAAAGGAAGATGCAGATCATATCCGATTCATTTATAAGGCGTATCGTTATACAGAAATTTTGGGTAGAGGACTCATCCATTTTAGTTTTGAACCAATTTCTTTTGTTGCTGGGACTTTGTTACTGGCGACATCTAAAATTATCAACAATATGGAACTTGGTCATAATGTCCTTCATGGTCAATATGATTGGATGAACGATCCACGTTTTAATTCAAGAACTTTCGAGTGGGATATCGTCTGTGATGCACATCAGTGGAAATTTTATCATAACTATATGCACCATACCTTTACGAATGTTTTAAACAAAGACCATGATTATGGTTATAATTTTACACGTTTGACAGAAGGGCAAAAATGGAAGCCGGTTCATTTGACACAGCCTTTCACTAATCTATTCCTTGCTATGAACTTTCAATGGGGAATTGGTGCACATGGATTCCGTGTTGAACACTTAGAAATTCCCAAAAAACAAAGAAATAAAAGAACCTTAAAAGATTTTAAGAAAGTGTTCTTTAAAAAAATTGAACTACAGGTTGTAAAGGATTACTTATTGTTTCCAGTACTTGCCGGACTTAATTTTCCAAAAATCATTTTAGGGAATATGATTGCGAATTTAATTCGTAACCTTTGGACATATGCAGTGATTTTCTGTGGTCACTTCACAGAAAATGCAGAATCCTTTTCTACTGAAGAGATTGTTGGTGAAACAAAAGCACAATGGTATTTAAGACAGCTCAAAGGTTCGTCTAACTTGGAAGGTAGTAAGTTGTTTTATACAATGACTGGCCACTTAAGTCACCAAATTGAACACCATATGTTCCCTGGTATGCCAGCGATACGTTATCGTGAAGTTGCACCTCGTTTGAAAGAAATTTGTGCAAAGTATGGTCAACACTACAACACAGGAAGTTTTTTAAAGCAGTTTGCTTCTGTTTGGAAACGAATCATTGCATACTCTTTTCCAGATTCTATCGCGGGAAAATTAATGGGGAATCGAAAAGTATATTTGGAACCAAAAGGTATGATTTCACAACCCAGTTTCCAGATCTCCCTTCCTGCAGAAGAGAAATCCGTTACTCTCACTTAA
- a CDS encoding dienelactone hydrolase family protein gives MKKLISILTLVFAIQCASVPTSQLPVKSTVTGSPVEYKLDGKTYEGFLAVDSSITGKRPGILVIHEWWGLNDYPKQRAKQLADLGYVAFVMDVYGKGIIAKDHVEAGKLSGANGDPKVILKKIYKALDILKSNPNVDVSKIGAIGYCFGGGGVIELALDGADLKGGVVSFHGFFGSKNLATGAKKIKSKVLVHHGADDPFVPKASVETFVKTVTDAKAPVTFVSHPGAVHGFTRPGSEKQGLPGLAYNQKADYASFDSMKTFFAANFK, from the coding sequence ATGAAAAAACTGATTTCCATTCTTACGCTCGTTTTTGCCATTCAATGTGCAAGCGTGCCAACTTCACAACTACCCGTTAAATCAACAGTCACAGGCAGTCCGGTGGAATATAAATTGGACGGGAAAACGTATGAAGGTTTTCTCGCCGTTGATTCTTCCATTACAGGCAAACGACCCGGAATTCTTGTGATCCATGAATGGTGGGGTTTAAACGATTATCCAAAACAACGTGCCAAACAATTAGCTGATTTGGGTTATGTTGCATTTGTGATGGATGTTTATGGAAAAGGAATCATTGCAAAGGATCATGTGGAGGCTGGAAAACTTTCTGGTGCGAATGGGGATCCAAAAGTAATTCTTAAAAAAATCTACAAAGCCTTAGATATTTTAAAATCGAATCCCAATGTAGATGTGAGTAAAATTGGTGCTATTGGATATTGTTTTGGTGGCGGAGGAGTCATTGAACTAGCATTAGATGGTGCAGATTTAAAAGGGGGAGTTGTTTCTTTCCATGGATTTTTTGGTAGCAAAAATTTGGCAACGGGTGCCAAAAAGATAAAAAGTAAAGTTTTAGTACATCATGGGGCAGACGATCCATTTGTACCTAAGGCTTCTGTGGAAACCTTTGTGAAAACCGTCACTGATGCAAAAGCTCCTGTCACTTTTGTTTCTCATCCTGGTGCAGTTCATGGATTCACTCGACCAGGTTCCGAAAAACAAGGGTTACCTGGTCTTGCTTATAATCAAAAAGCAGATTATGCGTCTTTTGATAGTATGAAAACTTTTTTTGCTGCAAACTTCAAATAA
- a CDS encoding acyl-CoA dehydrogenase family protein yields the protein MIQSNYFQTNEDLREHFEDLIDWNEIVPIYENQFSDSKLYLENNNPKLEYAPSNVSEAKSFYEEILKSCGEISGMYVSQVASIVDSKGLKFENGNVIHPQEMVDVVQMYHDAGLGPAAFKRKYGGLGTPSIIKAMIAELMYRSDSSITIAVGSMGLAAILEVCATEEMKNEWIPKLISGNYTVTMGLSEPDFGSDLPNITTKAIKKDDKWFLNGTKRFQTVACGINGSPGITLTLARTGTQESGARGLSFFIVENKNYAVQGIEKKLGIKASATCETVFENSEGHLVGKEGFGLVKYVMGMLNGARLSVSSQGTGIVTAAYEEALKYAKERVQFGKPIYEIPAVRRMLDRMERELAGMRCLMVEAAYSVDKYYWYEDGRTPTPEETKTGKFWEKVANTLTPISKYYNSEMCNDLVYDGLQVLGGAGYTEDYDLSRLYRDARITNIYDGTTQIQVNAAIGGITSGMSPTGTFRAYLDHLAKGSESNPKLLEVRNLFESIVETYKSIENQETKETFSFEVVESAARVVVGYLMERAKNKSSKRKDLRTTWCKAFHADSLAILSANKIRLTER from the coding sequence ATGATCCAAAGTAACTATTTTCAAACCAACGAAGACTTAAGGGAACATTTCGAAGATTTGATAGATTGGAATGAAATTGTACCAATCTACGAAAATCAATTTTCAGATTCCAAGTTATATTTAGAAAATAATAACCCTAAACTAGAATACGCACCATCTAATGTTAGTGAGGCGAAATCGTTTTATGAAGAAATTCTAAAATCTTGTGGTGAAATTAGTGGGATGTATGTTTCCCAAGTTGCTTCCATTGTAGATTCGAAAGGACTTAAATTTGAGAATGGAAACGTAATCCACCCACAAGAGATGGTGGATGTAGTCCAAATGTATCACGATGCAGGACTTGGTCCGGCAGCTTTCAAAAGAAAATACGGCGGACTTGGAACACCAAGTATCATCAAAGCGATGATCGCTGAGTTAATGTATAGATCCGATAGTTCCATTACAATAGCAGTGGGAAGTATGGGCCTAGCCGCTATCCTAGAAGTTTGTGCAACCGAAGAAATGAAGAATGAATGGATTCCAAAATTAATTTCAGGAAACTATACTGTCACCATGGGACTATCGGAACCGGACTTTGGATCTGACTTACCAAATATCACAACCAAGGCAATCAAAAAAGATGATAAGTGGTTTCTGAATGGAACCAAAAGATTCCAAACAGTTGCTTGTGGTATCAATGGAAGTCCAGGAATCACACTTACTCTTGCGAGAACAGGAACTCAAGAAAGCGGAGCGCGAGGACTTTCTTTTTTCATCGTTGAAAACAAAAACTACGCCGTACAAGGAATTGAAAAAAAATTAGGAATCAAAGCATCTGCAACATGCGAAACCGTTTTTGAAAACAGTGAAGGCCATTTGGTTGGAAAAGAAGGTTTCGGACTTGTGAAATATGTTATGGGAATGCTCAACGGCGCACGCCTCAGCGTATCTTCCCAAGGAACGGGAATCGTTACAGCAGCTTACGAAGAAGCTCTCAAATATGCGAAAGAAAGAGTTCAATTCGGAAAACCCATTTATGAAATTCCAGCCGTACGTCGTATGTTGGATCGAATGGAAAGGGAATTGGCGGGAATGCGTTGCCTCATGGTAGAGGCAGCATATTCCGTAGATAAATACTATTGGTATGAAGATGGAAGGACACCTACCCCAGAAGAAACAAAAACCGGAAAATTTTGGGAGAAGGTAGCAAATACGCTCACTCCTATTTCCAAATACTATAACTCTGAAATGTGTAATGATCTAGTATATGACGGATTACAAGTATTAGGTGGTGCAGGATATACAGAAGATTATGATCTTTCTAGACTTTATCGAGATGCCAGGATCACCAATATCTATGATGGAACCACACAAATCCAAGTCAACGCAGCCATTGGAGGAATCACATCAGGGATGAGCCCGACAGGTACATTTCGTGCTTACTTAGATCATCTTGCAAAAGGTTCGGAATCAAATCCAAAACTTCTAGAAGTTCGAAATCTTTTTGAGTCCATTGTGGAAACATACAAGTCGATCGAAAACCAAGAGACCAAAGAAACATTTAGTTTTGAAGTAGTCGAATCAGCAGCAAGAGTGGTAGTCGGCTACTTAATGGAAAGAGCAAAAAACAAATCTTCGAAACGAAAAGATTTACGCACCACCTGGTGCAAAGCCTTCCATGCTGATAGTCTGGCAATCCTTTCCGCAAACAAAATCAGACTCACTGAAAGATAA
- a CDS encoding efflux RND transporter periplasmic adaptor subunit — MKKQTIILLISSLVILISVTIWKLRDTNTNPETTEESKNTVKLMEENRKNLSIETEILSNQPIQTKIELIGETEAVPDAIIDVPARISGRITSVSFVEGDSIKKGEKLATIDSPELAKLRSAYLVAKSKFTAAEQNLNRINSLVKMNLAAKQELIDAEANLKVIESEKIAAEENLRANGLPIDNAASGVYTVFAPRTGLALSRNAIPGSIVLGNQILTTIAELSQLWFQAKIFENDLKYLSEGISGKIILNAYPDFEFDGVLEHIGEKVDPESRTVHARLVFKNKNHKAKIGLFGKAVLSVNGRSGIQIGNAAIQSYQNRKFVFVESQTNLFQWVEIEAGSTNDGKTEILSGVSEGDRIVTKGAFELKAILFKSTFGGE; from the coding sequence ATGAAAAAACAAACAATCATACTCCTTATCTCTTCTCTTGTCATTTTGATTTCTGTAACCATCTGGAAATTACGAGACACAAATACAAATCCTGAGACAACAGAAGAATCCAAAAATACTGTTAAGTTGATGGAAGAAAATCGCAAAAATCTTTCCATTGAAACAGAAATTCTAAGTAACCAACCCATCCAAACGAAAATTGAACTGATTGGAGAAACAGAAGCTGTTCCTGATGCCATCATTGATGTTCCTGCAAGAATTTCTGGACGTATTACTTCGGTTTCTTTTGTCGAAGGTGATTCTATCAAAAAAGGAGAAAAATTGGCAACAATTGATTCTCCAGAACTTGCAAAACTTAGATCTGCTTATTTGGTAGCAAAATCAAAATTTACGGCAGCAGAACAAAACCTAAACCGAATCAATTCATTAGTGAAAATGAATTTGGCAGCAAAACAAGAGTTAATTGACGCTGAAGCAAACTTAAAAGTGATTGAATCCGAAAAGATTGCTGCTGAAGAAAACTTACGGGCCAACGGACTTCCCATTGATAATGCAGCATCGGGAGTTTATACAGTTTTTGCACCAAGAACTGGATTAGCGCTTTCTAGAAATGCAATCCCTGGTTCCATCGTATTAGGAAATCAAATCCTAACAACCATTGCGGAACTTTCGCAATTATGGTTTCAGGCAAAGATATTTGAAAATGATTTAAAATATCTATCAGAAGGTATTTCAGGTAAAATCATTTTAAATGCTTATCCTGATTTCGAATTTGACGGAGTTTTAGAACATATCGGGGAAAAAGTAGACCCCGAATCAAGGACTGTTCACGCTCGACTTGTTTTTAAAAATAAAAATCACAAAGCCAAGATAGGATTGTTTGGAAAGGCAGTTTTAAGTGTAAACGGTAGATCTGGAATTCAGATTGGGAATGCCGCAATCCAATCTTACCAAAATCGAAAATTTGTATTTGTAGAATCACAAACAAATCTCTTTCAGTGGGTAGAAATTGAAGCTGGAAGCACAAATGATGGAAAAACGGAAATTCTTTCTGGAGTGTCTGAAGGAGATAGGATTGTAACCAAAGGTGCTTTTGAATTAAAAGCAATTCTCTTCAAATCTACGTTTGGTGGGGAATAA